One window of the Posidoniimonas polymericola genome contains the following:
- a CDS encoding polysaccharide biosynthesis/export family protein: MTNRSKHVSNLVVLSLLVTCCGCHVIRWKTPEPLPPCGVPASIPKELSKASLPEYVIEPPDVLTVSAVDLVPRQPYRLRPLDTVQIQASGVPEDTPLGGAPQGYTIGFDGTIVVGFDYDKVGEEYHPIQAAGLTLAELRAELEQRARSVARAPQVWVTLVSIASQQDVAGEHLVAPDGKVTLGAYGRVCVVGMTIPEARAAIEAHLMPHFENPKVSVDVFGFNSKVYYVVTQGAGLGDGVFRLPVKGSETVLDAVAELQGLTATSSLRMWVARPGFNQSGGDQVMPVDWLGITQRGDVRTNYQLMPGDRLYVAEDKLVSFDTRLAKIFSPVERIFGVTLLGTQTGNSMATYGSLQGGIVR, translated from the coding sequence ATGACAAACCGCTCGAAACACGTGTCGAACCTGGTCGTCTTGTCACTGCTGGTCACTTGTTGTGGGTGCCACGTTATACGCTGGAAGACGCCGGAGCCGCTGCCGCCTTGCGGCGTCCCAGCGTCTATCCCGAAGGAACTGTCGAAGGCAAGCCTTCCCGAATACGTGATTGAGCCGCCCGATGTCTTGACGGTCTCCGCGGTCGACCTTGTTCCGCGTCAGCCCTACCGTCTGCGTCCGCTCGACACCGTGCAGATCCAAGCGTCAGGCGTGCCGGAGGATACACCGCTCGGCGGCGCGCCGCAGGGCTACACCATTGGTTTCGACGGCACGATCGTTGTGGGCTTCGACTACGACAAGGTCGGCGAGGAGTACCACCCGATTCAGGCAGCCGGCCTCACGCTCGCTGAGCTCCGCGCAGAGCTAGAGCAACGGGCCCGAAGCGTGGCCCGGGCCCCGCAGGTCTGGGTTACGCTTGTAAGCATCGCGTCGCAGCAAGACGTCGCCGGCGAGCACCTCGTGGCGCCGGACGGGAAGGTGACGCTGGGGGCGTACGGACGGGTCTGTGTGGTCGGGATGACAATTCCAGAAGCTCGCGCCGCGATCGAAGCGCACCTGATGCCACACTTCGAGAACCCGAAGGTTTCCGTCGACGTGTTCGGGTTCAACAGCAAGGTCTATTACGTGGTTACCCAGGGCGCCGGGCTGGGGGACGGAGTCTTTAGGCTCCCGGTGAAAGGGTCCGAAACGGTCCTCGACGCCGTGGCGGAGCTGCAGGGGCTGACCGCAACGTCGTCGCTGCGGATGTGGGTCGCCAGGCCTGGCTTCAACCAGTCTGGCGGCGACCAGGTGATGCCAGTCGACTGGCTCGGGATCACCCAACGCGGCGACGTCCGCACCAACTACCAACTGATGCCCGGTGACCGACTCTACGTGGCCGAAGACAAGCTCGTCTCCTTCGATACGCGACTCGCAAAGATCTTCTCGCCTGTCGAACGGATCTTCGGCGTCACCCTGCTTGGCACTCAGACCGGCAACTCCATGGCGACCTACGGCTCGCTCCAAGGCGGCATCGTTCGCTAA
- a CDS encoding ArsC/Spx/MgsR family protein yields the protein MDVQVTILHNSDCSKSREALDYLYKKGLQPHVWDYVQHPPSIDWLKELAWKLGVSPSSLIRPAEFRRLNLQPSSDPEVLFSMIAEHPMLLQRPIVVVGDRVCIARPAQAVDSIIHA from the coding sequence GTGGACGTACAGGTCACAATCCTTCACAACTCCGACTGCTCAAAGAGCCGCGAGGCCCTCGACTACCTCTACAAGAAGGGGCTGCAACCACACGTGTGGGACTACGTCCAACACCCTCCTAGCATCGACTGGCTGAAGGAGTTGGCGTGGAAGCTTGGCGTCTCACCGAGCAGCCTGATCCGCCCCGCGGAATTTCGCCGACTGAATCTGCAGCCATCAAGCGACCCTGAGGTGCTCTTCTCGATGATCGCGGAACACCCGATGTTGCTGCAACGGCCGATTGTTGTCGTCGGAGATCGGGTCTGCATCGCTAGGCCGGCCCAAGCAGTGGACAGTATCATCCACGCGTGA
- the rfbD gene encoding dTDP-4-dehydrorhamnose reductase: MTPPLPPPWGFQRVVVTGANGQLGAEVTRRLGEFARPLTQEICGLTDAAAVREALHRISPDLIINCAAYTAVDKAESDEKACFATNADAVETLAQLANEHAAPLVHISTDYVFGADASRTTPYTEQDQTGPVSVYGHSKLAGEQAAVLASRHVVARSCGLYTASPSGPVRGRNFCDTMLSLGREGKPLRVVNDQHCTPTYVPLLTDLLLRLISVGGQGLYHITAAGQTTWHGLAKALFEAAGLEGDLEAIPTSEYPTPAARPRYSVLDGARLEAAIGSKRPDWSSSLRPYLAASRTEAD; encoded by the coding sequence ATGACGCCACCACTCCCCCCACCATGGGGTTTCCAGCGAGTAGTCGTCACCGGCGCAAATGGTCAATTGGGGGCCGAGGTGACACGGCGGCTCGGGGAGTTCGCCCGGCCGCTCACCCAGGAGATCTGTGGGCTGACCGACGCGGCCGCCGTGCGCGAGGCCCTGCACCGCATCTCGCCCGACCTAATCATTAATTGCGCCGCCTACACCGCGGTCGACAAGGCCGAGTCGGACGAAAAGGCTTGCTTCGCCACGAACGCCGACGCGGTCGAGACGCTCGCGCAGCTCGCCAACGAACACGCGGCACCACTGGTGCACATCAGCACCGACTACGTGTTTGGCGCCGACGCCTCCCGGACCACACCGTACACCGAGCAGGACCAGACAGGCCCAGTAAGCGTCTACGGACACAGCAAACTGGCCGGCGAGCAGGCGGCCGTGCTCGCCAGCCGGCATGTCGTCGCGCGGAGCTGCGGCCTCTACACCGCGTCGCCGTCCGGACCGGTGCGGGGGCGGAACTTCTGCGACACGATGCTCTCCTTGGGAAGAGAGGGGAAACCGCTGCGGGTAGTCAACGACCAGCACTGCACGCCCACCTACGTGCCGCTGCTGACCGACCTGCTGCTGCGGCTGATATCGGTGGGCGGCCAGGGGCTGTACCACATCACCGCCGCCGGCCAGACCACCTGGCACGGGCTCGCCAAGGCGCTGTTCGAGGCCGCCGGCTTGGAGGGCGACCTCGAAGCGATCCCCACCAGCGAATACCCCACGCCCGCTGCTCGCCCGCGATATTCTGTTCTCGACGGCGCTCGACTCGAGGCCGCGATCGGTAGCAAACGCCCCGACTGGAGCAGCTCGCTGAGGCCGTATCTAGCCGCCTCGCGAACCGAGGCGGATTAG
- the rfbA gene encoding glucose-1-phosphate thymidylyltransferase RfbA, which produces MQRKGIILAGGAGSRLHPMTQAVSKQLLPVYDKPMIYYPLSVLMLAGLREILIISTPEDTPQFQRLLGDGSRFGLTFEYVVQPEPNGLAQAFILGREFLDGCPAALVLGDNIFYGQGFQQMLRRASAQESGATVFAYPVQDPERYGVIDFDASGKATSIEEKPKTPRSNYAVPGLYFYDADVCKLAAGLSPSPRGELEITDLNLCYLQRGDLQVEPFSRGFAWLDTGTPDSLLEAAEFVAVIERRQGLKVACPEEIAWRNGFITDAAFDECAESMKNKYGDYLRDLRRKSPLL; this is translated from the coding sequence ATGCAACGCAAAGGAATCATTCTGGCGGGCGGCGCTGGCTCGCGGCTGCACCCAATGACCCAGGCGGTCAGCAAGCAGCTGCTGCCGGTCTACGACAAGCCGATGATCTACTACCCGCTGTCGGTGCTGATGCTGGCCGGCCTGCGAGAGATCCTGATCATCTCGACCCCCGAAGACACGCCTCAGTTCCAGCGGCTGCTGGGAGACGGCTCCCGTTTCGGTCTCACGTTCGAGTACGTCGTGCAGCCAGAGCCCAACGGCCTGGCCCAAGCGTTCATCCTCGGCCGGGAGTTTCTCGACGGCTGCCCCGCGGCGCTGGTCCTGGGCGACAACATCTTCTACGGCCAGGGTTTTCAGCAGATGCTGAGGCGGGCATCTGCGCAAGAGTCGGGGGCGACGGTTTTTGCCTACCCGGTGCAGGATCCAGAACGCTACGGCGTGATCGACTTCGACGCGTCCGGCAAGGCGACCTCGATCGAGGAGAAGCCGAAGACCCCACGCTCGAACTACGCGGTGCCGGGGCTGTACTTCTACGACGCCGACGTCTGCAAGCTGGCCGCCGGTCTGTCTCCGTCGCCGCGAGGTGAACTCGAGATCACCGACCTCAATCTCTGCTACCTCCAGCGGGGTGACCTGCAAGTCGAGCCCTTCAGCCGCGGTTTCGCGTGGCTCGATACCGGGACGCCCGACTCGCTGCTGGAAGCGGCCGAGTTCGTTGCGGTGATCGAGCGCCGGCAGGGCCTGAAGGTCGCCTGCCCCGAGGAGATCGCGTGGCGCAACGGCTTCATCACCGACGCCGCGTTCGACGAGTGCGCCGAGTCGATGAAGAATAAGTACGGCGACTACCTACGCGACCTCCGGCGCAAGTCGCCCCTACTCTGA